One genomic region from Brassica napus cultivar Da-Ae unplaced genomic scaffold, Da-Ae ScsIHWf_373;HRSCAF=589, whole genome shotgun sequence encodes:
- the LOC106451795 gene encoding pentatricopeptide repeat-containing protein At1g31790-like → MRTLELALSPPPASLIPSFKHSTTQSVGIDVKTTFDAQLLLRRPKHQSREPVVVLQPHIAIDRPQIPIPRYSTSDILRIMDSLSLPGNEDLYSCLAKESTSECDQRGAYELTVHIMKSSVRPRTTFLNRLLLMHVSCGRLDTARQVFDRMPHRDFHSWAIVILGYIEMGDFEEAALLFVSMLKHQNGASKITPWIMGCVLKASAMIRDLGLGQQVHGLCQKLGFIEEQDSSCLSGSLIRFYGEFGCLEDANLVLHQLSNADTLVWAAKVSNDYREGEFQQVISDFIEMGKHGVQKNALVFSSVLKASTWVSDGGRSGGGVHADAIKLGFDSDCLIRCRLIEMYGKYGKVKDAEKAFMSREDETNVSCWNAMVAGYMQNGCYIEAIKLLYQMKATGITVQDRLLNEVKLKPTFR, encoded by the coding sequence ATGAGAACTCTGGAATTAGCTTTATCGCCACCTCCAGCATCTTTAATTCCTTCTTTCAAACACTCCACCACACAAAGCGTCGGAATCGATGTGAAGACCACCTTCGATGCTCAGCTTCTCCTAAGGAGACCCAAACACCAAAGCCGAGAACCCGTCGTGGTCCTTCAACCCCATATTGCGATAGACAGACCTCAAATTCCAATTCCTCGTTACTCGACTTCCGATATTCTCCGAATCATGGACTCTCTGTCTCTACCTGGTAACGAAGACCTATACTCTTGTCTCGCCAAGGAATCAACCAGCGAATGCGATCAGCGTGGAGCTTACGAACTAACAGTTCATATCATGAAGTCAAGTGTAAGACCAAGAACGACGTTCCTCAACCGTCTTCTCCTGATGCACGTGTCGTGTGGTCGTCTTGATACGGCACGCCAGGTGTTCGATAGAATGCCTCACAGAGATTTTCATTCCTGGGCTATCGTTATCCTCGGCTATATTGAGATGGGTGATTTTGAAGAAGCTGCTTTGCTCTTTGTTTCTATGTTGAAACACCAGAACGGTGCTTCCAAGATCACGCCTTGGATCATGGGCTGCGTTCTAAAAGCGTCTGCTATGATCagagatttgggtttagggcaacAGGTACATGGCTTGTGTCAGAAGCTAGGGTTTATAGAGGAACAAGACTCATCATGTCTCTCGGGTTCCTTGATACGCTTCTACGGTGAGTTCGGATGCTTGGAAGACGCTAATCTTGTGCTGCACCAGCTCTCCAATGCTGACACCCTTGTTTGGGCAGCCAAGGTTAGTAACGACTACAGAGAAGGGGAATTTCAACAGGTGATCAGCGATTTCATAGAAATGGGTAAGCACGGGGTCCAGAAGAATGCTTTGGTATTCTCTAGCGTTTTGAAAGCAAGCACATGGGTCAGTGACGGTGGGAGAAGCGGTGGAGGAGTGCACGCAGATGCTATAAAGCTCGGGTTTGACTCGGATTGTCTGATCCGATGTCGGTTAATTGAAATGTATGGCAAGTATGGGAAGGTGAAAGATGCAGAGAAGGCGTTCATGAGTAGAGAGGATGAGACGAATGTTAGTTGCTGGAACGCTATGGTTGCGGGTTATATGCAGAATGGGTGTTATATTGAAGCCATTAAGCTTCTCTATCAAATGAAAGCAACTGGTATAACAGTACAGGATAGACTCTTGAATGAAGTCAAGCTCAAGCCCACCTTTAGATAA
- the LOC106451796 gene encoding acyl-CoA-binding protein: protein MGLKEDFEEHAEKVKKLTASPSNEDLLILYGLYKQATVGPVTTSRPGMFSMKERAKWDAWKAVEGKSTDEAMSDYITKVKQLLEAEASSASA from the exons ATGGGTTTGAAG GAGGACTTTGAGGAGCACGCTGAGAAAGTCAAGAAGCTCACCGCGAGTCCATCGAACGAGGACTTGCTCATCCTCTACGGTCTCTACAAGCAAGCCACCGTTGGGCCAGTGACCACCA GTCGTCCTGGGATGTTCAGCATGAAGGAAAGAGCCAAGTGGGACGCTTGGAAGGCCGTTGAAG GGAAATCAACGGACGAAGCCATGAGTGACTACATCACTAAGGTGAAGCAACTCCTTGAAGCAGAGGCTTCCTCCGCTTCAGCTTGA
- the LOC106345164 gene encoding uncharacterized protein LOC106345164: MVEEVVGLDVWESIKTSSVGVILRLKELNYTWSAKAVHHLLTNQLVVNNIHEIWSAIEGQPIRFSLYEFGDITSLNCEPFNINDEVEIDHKPFWEELGVSPSHGPMLSELQSLFTKIRNWSFEKRRMIGLLCVLSIGVLGISPDSRIPLDQAKRVLDIEAFDRYPWGRVGFSSLVNSVKIVSYEGRNKYTLRGCVHALFIWVYESIPGIGHEYGNHIEGNQVPLLSWYGSRGRINWDEFYKKEKSLHLKVRVRHLIVKQEAEIYPQWPEDKVDDDLHNLITYILHGELDDTYWNLNSRTAPVPNKEKRKLHACGSSLNSSRDDTFQLGLMEAMITLTAKVGSIDTVIVEKVLTAVDASVDEKVNARIGEAVLVFTQKISTLQEEIAQLREQMQATVPKNDAHYNVNHEDEVNSNDPSWMVQDKASSQMDAAIQCVVRKKAKKSEVKLTSPILLDTGGEKVVGTTQVKKPARGLKNVKKEKVEVPQLRDSGGTWSDSEDKQKYGNLGATLDQLAAVLDGPLQKCKTQLTKTQVYPYVGNSTVKGIIKGDVSKACYDPLAKVDETKFKKLLDYLRSLDGDNDVDTNFYIKLITPRNVWEKDRFGWLSDSHMASAMLMFHKRAMRDPSPYSAKIAFLEHWFVKMWVRDYKKYDPKTWKFSDTYKKVFNGNHPTEFSNNRKWLKDVDRLFLCHLINGDHWVALEVDLDKKIIHVYDSIQTVVPSHTDLLEECRPFTKMIPLLLKEMVPERKSSQQFRISRLKNVPHNEEPGDCGVYALKYIECKAIGCGFEGLSDQCILAMRIKLAAEIYDEVLGL, encoded by the exons ATGGTGGAAGAAGTAGTTGGTTTAGATGTGTGGGAATCCATTAAAACATCATCTGTTGGAGTTATTCTGAGGCTGAAAGAGCTGAATTATACCTGGTCAGCCAAGGCGGTTCATCATTTACTTACAAACCAATTGGTGGTTAATAATATCCATGAGATATGGTCTGCTATAGAAGGTCAGCCAATTAGGTTTTCGCTATATGAGTTTGGTGATATTACGAGTTTAAATTGCGAGCCTTTCAACATAAATGACGAGGTGGAGATTGATCATAAGCCATTTTGGGAAGAGCTTGGTGTCTCTCCTTCACATGGTCCTATGCTTTCTGAGTTGCAGTCGTTGTTCACTAAAATTAGGAATTGGTCGTTTGAGAAGAGAAGAATGATTGGTTTACTATGTGTCTTGTCTATTGGAGTACTTGGCATCTCTCCAGACAGTAGAATTCCTTTGGATCAAGCAAAGAGAGTCCTAGACATAGAAGCATTTGACAGATACCCTTGGGGGCGTGTGGGATTTTCTAGCCTGGTAAATTCAGTGAAAATTGTTTCATATGAAGGAAGGAACAAGTATACACTTCGCGGATGCGTACACGCTCTCTTCATCTGGGTGTATGAGTCGATACCTGGTATTGGGCATGAATATGGGAATCATATTGAGGGTAACCAAGTTCCTCTTCTCTCCTGGTATGGATCTCGTGGTCGTATAAACTGGGATGAGTTTTATAAAAAGGAGAAAAGTCTCCATCTGAAG GTACGAGTCAGACATCTCATTGTCAAGCAAGAAGCTGAGATATACCCTCAATGGCCAGAGGACAAGGTTGATGATGATCTTCACAACTTGATCACATACATTCTACATGGTGAGCTCGATGATACGTATTGGAACTTGAACTCGCGTACTGCACCAGTACCAAacaaagagaaaaggaaatTG CATGCTTGTGGATCCAGCCTTAACTCAAGTCGAGATGATACATTCCAACTTGGCCTAATGGAAGCAATGATAACATTGACTGCAAAGGTTGGAAGTATTGACACAGTCATTGTTGAGAAGGTGTTGACTGCAGTAGACGCATCTGTAGATGAAAAAGTAAATGCAAGGATTGGTGAAGCCGTGCTGGTATTTACACAGAAAATCTCCACTTTACAAGAAGAGATTGCTCAACTTAGAGAGCAAATGCAAGCTACTGTCCCTAAAAATGATGCACATTACAATGTGAACCATGAAGATGAAGTCAACAGCAACGACCCG TCATGGATGGTCCAAGACAAAGCCTCATCACAAATGGATGCGGCAATACAATGTGTGGTTAGAAAGAAAGCCAAAAAATCCGAGGTCAAGCTAACATCTCCAATTCTACTTGACACTGGTGGTGAGAAGGTTGTTGGAACAACACAAGTAAAAAAACCAGCTAGAGGATTGAAAAATGTAAAGAAGGAGAAGGTTGAAGTTCCACAACTTAGGGATTCTGGTGGAACATGGTCTGATTCAGAAGACAAGCAAAAATATGGTAATCTAGGTGCCACATTAGACCAGTTGGCGGCAGTCTTGGATGGACCTTTGCAAAAATGCAAGACACAGCTGACAAAGACCCAAGTGTATCCATATGTAGGTAACTCAACTGTCAAAGGGATCATAAAAGGTGATGTCTCTAAAGCCTGCTATGATCCCTTAGCTAAAGTTGATGAGACAAAATTTAAGAAGCTACTGGATTATTTGCGAAGTCTTGA TGGTGATAACGATGTAGACACTAACTTCTATATAAAGCTAATAACGCCAAGAAATGTGTGGGAAAAAGATCGTTTTGGGTGGCTGTCAGATTCT catATGGCATCTGCAATGCTTATGTTTCATAAAAGAGCTATGAGGGACCCTTCACCGTACTCAGCAAAGATAGCTTTTCTTGAGCACTGGTTTGTCAAGATGTGGGTCAGAGACTACAAGAAATATGATCCTAAAACGTGGAAGTTCTCAGATACTTACAAGAAGGTGTTCAATGGCAATCACCCTACAGAGTTTTCCAACAACAGAAAGTGGCTGAAGGATGTGGATCGGTTGTTTCTTTGCCACTTGATAAATGGTGACCATTGGGTCGCTTTAGAAGTGGATCTTGACAAGAAAATAATCCATGTTTACGATAGCATACAGACAGTTGTCCCAAGCCACACGGATCTTCTAGAAGAGTGTCGTCCTTTCACGAAGATGATTCCTTTATTGTTGAAAGAAATGGTTCCAGAAAGGAAGAGTTCACAGCAGTTCAGGATTTCAAGACTTAAAAATGTTCCGCATAATGAAGAGCCTGGTGATTGTGGTGTTTACGCTCTGAAGTATATAGAGTGTAAGGCGATTGGCTGTGGTTTTGAAGGACTTTCTGATCAGTGCATTCTGGCAATGCGTATTAAGTTAGCTGCTGAGATCTATGATGAGGTTTTGGGTCTGTAG